A window from Bacillus marinisedimentorum encodes these proteins:
- a CDS encoding GNAT family N-acetyltransferase encodes MEEHVYLAKPSMELEEAYLSFYREWKDSGENMVPWVISKDPEDFEAMIRSLEDQAEGKGLPEGWVPDSTYWLVGEDMKVLGAVNIRHSLTEQLKNAGGHIGYGIRPSERRKGYATRLLALSLEKAGEIGIGKVLVVCDEDNIASAKTIQNNGGVPDDDYVEEDGNIVKRFWIDVSGE; translated from the coding sequence ATGGAGGAGCACGTATATCTTGCGAAGCCGTCAATGGAATTGGAGGAGGCATATCTTTCATTCTACCGCGAATGGAAGGACAGCGGGGAAAATATGGTGCCATGGGTCATTTCCAAGGATCCTGAAGACTTTGAAGCGATGATTCGGTCCCTGGAGGATCAAGCTGAAGGAAAAGGACTTCCTGAAGGATGGGTGCCGGATTCGACCTACTGGCTTGTAGGTGAAGATATGAAAGTGCTTGGTGCTGTAAATATCCGCCATTCACTGACGGAACAGCTGAAAAATGCTGGCGGCCATATCGGTTACGGAATCCGTCCATCCGAACGAAGAAAGGGATATGCCACACGGCTGCTTGCCCTTTCCCTTGAGAAAGCGGGGGAGATTGGCATCGGTAAAGTACTCGTCGTCTGCGATGAAGATAACATTGCCTCCGCTAAAACGATACAGAATAACGGCGGTGTCCCTGACGATGACTACGTTGAAGAAGACGGCAATATCGTTAAGCGATTCTGGATTGATGTTTCTGGTGAGTGA
- a CDS encoding PQQ-dependent sugar dehydrogenase encodes MSKVKVRLRPIVNRINLPTVLKTAVLPGDSMERLFIATQTGEIFYIGNGDIRTFLDIRPRIIKLDGYDERGLLGLAFHPEFYYNGLFYLYYSVAGTQGPGALPDSFKPDPCDPETLNLRWTNRDTQYDHIDTIEEWRLTSNGQPRKRRTLLNLRRPFYNHNGVNNLTFSPETGKLVLTSGDGGSGYDPFNLSQDEMEIAGKIIEIDVGKHTSIENPPAATRFNELPAPIQETLTVIARGVRNIPGISYQRYGNQYIKYAGNVGQDLVESIFSFVHYKPIPVTQLVQASLMNAELDQEGLINFGWRGWEGAFPTSIVRNCSANADVDEKIIVYYNEAIKTSVKRIQPLTSCFHKDPRPDKFAGTALTGVHPYMGREIPALTGSVVFTDLARKDESQTPVKGVLAYTRVRPDCKLSDFSVIETDYNFGSESAYYVSLGASLGQTSLYLGVNGSMKVTDFNQGSVFEIVP; translated from the coding sequence TTGAGCAAAGTTAAAGTCAGATTACGTCCCATCGTAAATCGAATTAATTTGCCTACTGTACTGAAAACAGCTGTACTTCCGGGTGACTCCATGGAAAGATTATTTATTGCAACCCAGACAGGGGAAATCTTTTACATCGGTAATGGGGACATCAGGACTTTTTTGGACATCCGTCCGCGGATCATAAAACTGGATGGATACGATGAGCGCGGATTGCTGGGCCTGGCGTTTCATCCGGAGTTTTACTATAACGGCTTGTTTTATCTTTATTATTCAGTTGCCGGAACACAGGGCCCCGGTGCTCTTCCTGACTCTTTTAAGCCTGATCCGTGTGACCCCGAGACGTTAAACCTGAGGTGGACAAACAGGGATACGCAATATGATCATATCGACACAATTGAAGAATGGCGTTTGACATCGAATGGCCAGCCCCGAAAAAGACGGACATTGCTTAATTTAAGAAGGCCCTTTTACAATCACAACGGTGTCAACAACTTAACCTTTTCACCTGAAACAGGAAAACTTGTGTTAACAAGCGGAGATGGCGGATCGGGCTATGATCCTTTTAATTTAAGCCAGGACGAGATGGAAATCGCGGGTAAAATTATTGAAATTGATGTAGGCAAACATACATCTATCGAAAACCCGCCCGCAGCCACACGTTTTAATGAACTGCCTGCACCTATTCAGGAAACACTTACGGTTATTGCCAGAGGGGTCCGCAATATCCCGGGGATTTCTTATCAAAGGTATGGCAATCAGTATATTAAATATGCCGGGAATGTCGGGCAGGATCTGGTAGAGTCGATTTTTTCATTTGTTCATTATAAACCGATACCGGTTACCCAGCTCGTTCAAGCTTCTTTAATGAACGCTGAACTTGATCAGGAGGGACTGATTAACTTCGGCTGGCGGGGATGGGAAGGTGCTTTTCCCACTTCAATTGTGAGGAACTGCTCTGCAAATGCGGATGTGGACGAAAAGATTATCGTTTATTACAACGAAGCCATTAAAACGTCAGTAAAGCGAATTCAGCCTTTAACTAGTTGTTTTCATAAAGATCCCCGCCCCGATAAGTTTGCGGGAACTGCACTTACAGGCGTCCATCCATACATGGGGAGAGAAATCCCGGCTTTAACAGGGTCGGTTGTGTTTACCGACCTTGCCCGGAAGGATGAATCTCAAACTCCGGTTAAAGGAGTTTTAGCTTATACGAGAGTGAGGCCGGATTGCAAACTAAGTGATTTTAGTGTTATAGAAACCGATTATAATTTTGGCTCCGAATCTGCTTATTACGTTAGTCTGGGTGCGAGCCTGGGCCAAACCAGTTTATATTTAGGGGTTAATGGCTCTATGAAAGTGACTGACTTTAACCAGGGTAGTGTTTTTGAAATTGTTCCGTGA
- a CDS encoding ArsR/SmtB family transcription factor, whose amino-acid sequence MGSKDTCDIYCYDEKKVNRIQGDLRNANITGVARLFKALADENRAKIAYALCRNDELCVCDVANIIGATVATASHHLRTLHKQGIVKYRKEGKLAFYSLDDEHIRQLMLIALEHKEEVETSV is encoded by the coding sequence ATGGGCAGCAAAGATACTTGCGATATTTATTGTTACGATGAAAAAAAGGTCAACCGGATACAGGGTGACCTTCGAAATGCGAACATAACGGGTGTCGCCCGGCTGTTCAAAGCGCTTGCGGATGAAAACAGGGCAAAAATCGCCTATGCGCTATGCCGCAATGATGAATTATGCGTCTGCGATGTCGCCAATATCATCGGAGCGACTGTCGCGACAGCATCCCATCATCTGCGGACGCTTCATAAACAGGGGATTGTAAAATACCGGAAAGAAGGGAAGCTGGCATTTTACTCGCTTGACGATGAACATATCAGGCAGCTGATGCTGATTGCGCTGGAACACAAGGAGGAGGTGGAGACCAGTGTCTGA
- a CDS encoding sensor histidine kinase, with translation MKRFPLSLHQKLFFTISFIILLTVIFSYSLMNYIYEDLYVQEVETSLLEEGKRLAGEYEGGEIPQELYDRVEWYNSVSESEVFLVDNPRELSACLPFDIDYHSLIGEEERLQLLSGEAVVKDGFEERFDRQITGVIIPLLEDERLQGVIYLYVPIASIEEVFKKPQLFLFIGILVFVLLAIIVGHQIISKLTKPLAEMEKITHHMARGDFSRRVEIDTSDEVGRLGGSFNRMAEALSQVDSSRKEFLANVSHELRTPISYVKGYSEALIDGVVSKKEERKKYLRLINREAGRMQRLVRDLLDLAQMEGQSYPLKKTPLSLAQLINETLEKYEPFLNEKQIPLKTNLDDGVIVMGDEDRLEQVIQNIMDNAIRYTPEGGTIKVDLVEKDGETELSITDSGPGISSEDIARIGERFYRVDKARSRSAGGTGLGMAIVKQILVLHHGKLEIESEEGKGTTMKVVLPVLEDEE, from the coding sequence ATGAAGCGATTTCCATTGTCCCTTCACCAGAAGCTCTTTTTTACCATCAGTTTCATCATCTTGCTGACGGTGATTTTTTCCTATTCATTAATGAATTATATATATGAAGACCTGTATGTCCAGGAAGTGGAAACGTCACTGCTGGAAGAGGGGAAGCGGCTCGCAGGCGAGTATGAAGGCGGGGAGATTCCGCAGGAGCTTTATGACCGGGTGGAATGGTATAATTCCGTTTCCGAATCGGAAGTGTTCCTTGTCGATAATCCGCGCGAATTGAGCGCCTGTCTCCCTTTTGACATCGACTACCATTCATTGATCGGGGAGGAAGAGCGCCTTCAGCTTCTGAGTGGCGAAGCTGTCGTGAAGGATGGTTTTGAAGAGCGGTTTGACCGGCAAATCACCGGTGTCATTATTCCGCTGCTTGAAGACGAACGGCTTCAGGGAGTCATCTATTTGTACGTTCCAATCGCTTCAATTGAAGAGGTGTTCAAAAAGCCCCAGCTTTTCCTGTTTATCGGCATTCTCGTATTCGTGCTGCTCGCCATCATCGTCGGGCATCAGATTATAAGCAAACTGACAAAACCGCTCGCTGAGATGGAAAAAATCACGCACCATATGGCGCGCGGCGATTTCAGCAGGCGGGTTGAAATAGATACTTCCGATGAGGTCGGACGGCTGGGCGGGTCCTTTAACCGCATGGCTGAGGCGCTGTCGCAGGTCGACAGCAGCCGCAAGGAATTTCTGGCAAACGTGTCACACGAACTAAGAACGCCGATCAGTTATGTAAAAGGCTACAGTGAGGCACTGATAGACGGCGTCGTCTCAAAAAAAGAGGAGCGGAAGAAGTATTTGCGGCTTATCAACCGAGAAGCCGGCAGGATGCAGCGCCTTGTCCGTGATTTGCTCGATTTAGCCCAAATGGAAGGCCAGTCCTATCCTTTGAAAAAAACCCCGCTGTCACTTGCCCAGCTCATTAATGAAACACTGGAAAAATATGAACCATTTCTTAATGAGAAACAGATCCCCCTTAAAACGAATCTTGATGACGGTGTCATTGTGATGGGGGATGAGGACCGCCTCGAGCAGGTCATCCAGAATATCATGGATAACGCCATCCGCTATACTCCTGAAGGCGGAACGATCAAGGTTGACCTCGTTGAAAAAGACGGGGAAACCGAGCTGTCGATCACGGACAGCGGGCCGGGGATTTCAAGTGAGGACATCGCCCGCATCGGCGAGCGTTTTTACCGGGTCGACAAGGCGCGCTCCCGTAGTGCAGGCGGAACGGGCCTTGGCATGGCGATTGTGAAGCAAATCCTCGTTCTCCATCACGGGAAACTGGAAATTGAAAGTGAAGAGGGAAAAGGCACGACGATGAAGGTTGTGCTGCCGGTGCTTGAGGATGAGGAGTGA
- a CDS encoding acetolactate synthase large subunit, producing the protein MKAAELMVKNLEAEGIEYIFGVPGEENIDFMDALLASDMKFVTTRHETGAAYMAGTMGRLTGKPGVSLATLGPGATNMMTGVANSNMDLSPMIAITGQADLERQYKGIHSHQVYDLKEMYNTVTKWNTSVDDPEIIPGVVRKAYHLATAEKPGATHIVLPEDIADMDVEYKELPKMNHHTSEASDSTIKEAADLIKNAKQPLIMAGNGVTRGGASEDLQALAEKLQVHVTHTFMGKGALPYTHDLSLLTSGLGGKDYINCGFEHADLIIAVGYDMVEYPPKNWNPEADTPVLHIDTEEAETDAHYPVKLNVVGDISANLRKLAETADKRSEKNEHYAELRKKILDEIEDYANDDSFPIKPQRIISDLRSVLGEDDILLSDTGAHKMWIARMYHCYKPNTCLISNGLASMGIALPGAIGAKLAKPDSKVVAVAGDGAFLMTGEELETAVRLELPLVVMVWKDNSYGLIGWKQMNEFDRKSNVDFGNPDFVKLAEAYGAEGHRIEDEKELKPTLEKALQANGPVVIECPVDYRENTKLTERLGKIVCRN; encoded by the coding sequence GTGAAAGCAGCAGAGTTAATGGTGAAAAATCTCGAAGCAGAAGGCATTGAATATATTTTTGGCGTTCCCGGAGAAGAAAACATCGATTTCATGGATGCCCTATTGGCATCTGATATGAAGTTTGTTACGACCAGGCATGAAACCGGGGCGGCTTATATGGCCGGCACAATGGGCAGGCTCACCGGCAAACCCGGTGTCAGCCTTGCCACACTCGGACCCGGTGCGACAAACATGATGACAGGTGTCGCCAATTCAAATATGGATCTGTCCCCGATGATCGCCATCACCGGACAGGCCGACCTTGAGCGCCAGTATAAAGGGATCCATTCCCACCAGGTATATGACTTGAAGGAAATGTACAATACCGTCACAAAATGGAATACTTCAGTCGATGATCCGGAAATCATCCCGGGTGTTGTCCGCAAGGCGTATCACCTTGCAACGGCCGAAAAACCGGGCGCAACCCATATCGTCCTTCCGGAAGATATTGCGGATATGGATGTGGAATACAAAGAGCTTCCTAAAATGAACCACCATACATCTGAAGCTTCAGACAGCACCATCAAAGAAGCGGCCGACTTGATCAAGAATGCCAAACAGCCGCTGATCATGGCCGGTAACGGCGTGACACGTGGTGGAGCCTCAGAAGACCTCCAGGCCCTTGCTGAAAAACTGCAGGTCCATGTGACCCATACGTTCATGGGGAAAGGCGCACTCCCTTATACGCATGACCTGAGCCTGCTGACATCAGGGCTGGGCGGAAAAGATTATATCAACTGCGGATTTGAACATGCCGACCTGATTATAGCCGTCGGATACGATATGGTTGAATATCCGCCGAAAAACTGGAACCCGGAAGCGGACACGCCGGTGCTCCATATCGATACGGAGGAAGCAGAAACAGATGCACACTACCCTGTAAAACTCAACGTTGTCGGCGATATCAGCGCCAATCTCCGTAAACTGGCAGAAACAGCGGATAAACGCTCTGAAAAAAACGAACATTATGCAGAGCTAAGGAAAAAGATCCTGGACGAAATCGAAGATTATGCAAATGACGACAGCTTCCCGATAAAACCGCAGCGCATCATTTCAGACCTGCGTTCCGTCCTGGGCGAAGATGATATCCTGTTGTCTGACACCGGCGCCCATAAAATGTGGATCGCCCGCATGTATCATTGCTACAAACCGAATACATGCCTGATTTCAAATGGGCTCGCATCGATGGGAATCGCTCTGCCGGGAGCGATTGGAGCCAAACTGGCGAAACCCGACAGCAAAGTCGTTGCAGTAGCAGGTGACGGTGCATTCCTCATGACAGGCGAAGAACTTGAAACAGCAGTGCGCCTTGAACTTCCGCTTGTCGTCATGGTATGGAAGGATAACAGCTACGGCTTGATCGGATGGAAGCAAATGAATGAATTCGACCGGAAATCCAACGTCGACTTCGGCAATCCGGATTTTGTAAAACTTGCTGAAGCTTATGGTGCGGAAGGACATCGCATTGAGGATGAAAAAGAACTGAAGCCGACACTTGAAAAGGCACTGCAGGCAAATGGCCCGGTTGTGATCGAGTGTCCGGTTGATTACCGTGAAAACACCAAACTGACCGAGCGTCTCGGCAAAATCGTTTGCCGCAATTAA
- a CDS encoding DUF4269 domain-containing protein yields the protein MKTGNQKQMNAYKAIDELRILEDLRLYKPVLCGTIPIGIDVESSDLDIIMEVKELKSFQQKLYDLYGRQHRFTLEKKMIRERQVVKANFMFKGFMFELFGQDQPVHNQNAYLHTLIEDELLRKNPPLKNQVITLKKRGYKTESAFCVLLGISGDPYAGLIRYGIEEGIIKG from the coding sequence ATGAAAACAGGCAATCAAAAGCAGATGAACGCGTATAAAGCGATTGATGAACTCAGGATACTTGAAGACTTGAGGTTATACAAACCTGTTCTTTGCGGAACCATTCCAATCGGTATCGACGTAGAAAGTTCTGATTTGGACATTATCATGGAGGTAAAAGAATTAAAGTCATTTCAACAAAAGCTATACGATCTATATGGCCGTCAGCATCGCTTTACACTGGAAAAAAAGATGATTAGAGAACGGCAAGTGGTTAAAGCCAATTTTATGTTCAAGGGTTTTATGTTCGAATTGTTTGGCCAGGACCAGCCGGTACATAATCAGAATGCGTATCTCCATACGCTCATCGAAGACGAACTGTTGAGAAAAAATCCACCCCTGAAGAATCAGGTTATTACATTGAAAAAACGAGGATACAAGACTGAATCAGCCTTTTGTGTTCTATTGGGTATTTCAGGAGATCCTTATGCTGGTCTGATTCGATATGGTATTGAGGAAGGAATAATCAAGGGGTAG
- a CDS encoding monovalent cation:proton antiporter family protein: MDHHSMTSLILVLAIAFFIPIFLQRFHLRMIPVVVAEIAAGLIVGQSGLNLVQEDPWLELLAALGFLFLMFLSGLEISFEPKAFKEENDSIKPHPFLLGLLMFGLIVSVSYVLSLTLVWFGLIKEAPLMALIITTISLGVVLPVLKERQLLGNHYGQTLLMTATVADFATMLLLTAYLMIRAGEPLRIPLLLLLFIAMFVIYRSVKRTLHIPFIDKLMKTATVQLGTRGVFALVLLFAGLSERLGAEAIFGAFLAGIIISLLRPQQEFRHQLDSFGYGFLIPIFFVMVGVRLDLQAIIDNKTVLLLMPVLLVYMYIAKLVPSIVLARWYSWKKALAAGLLSTSKLSLVIAAARIAYDAGIISSALNGALILVAVTTCLVSPVAFNRLVPNETLHVHNVYSIIGANSLTLPLSLELSNSPHIVKVYSDHPLNRDETHNFEVVLVSSFQVETLEKKGAFNADKLIAATADDGKNAAIAGYAREHGIHDVVAKLENSSIQDELGLHGIRVFSPEKSSAIVLRTLVDQPAMLTLLSEGPHQIREILIGNHFYDNMLLKQIQFLGDALILHIVREGQFILPHGDTRLKEGDHLLISGNPDTLDDISHHFA, translated from the coding sequence ATGGATCACCACTCAATGACCTCACTGATCCTTGTGCTCGCAATCGCTTTTTTCATTCCGATTTTTCTCCAGCGCTTTCATTTACGGATGATCCCTGTCGTTGTCGCTGAAATTGCCGCCGGCCTGATTGTCGGGCAGAGCGGACTCAACCTTGTCCAGGAAGACCCGTGGCTAGAGCTGCTGGCCGCTCTCGGTTTTCTGTTTCTTATGTTTTTGAGCGGGCTTGAAATAAGTTTTGAACCGAAAGCATTCAAAGAAGAGAACGACAGCATAAAGCCGCATCCATTTTTGCTGGGCCTGCTGATGTTTGGATTGATTGTTTCGGTTTCCTATGTACTATCCCTCACCCTTGTCTGGTTCGGGCTGATCAAAGAAGCGCCGTTAATGGCACTTATCATTACGACAATCTCCCTTGGTGTCGTGCTGCCCGTCTTAAAAGAAAGGCAGCTTCTCGGGAACCATTACGGACAGACCCTCCTCATGACAGCAACAGTTGCTGATTTTGCGACAATGCTGCTGCTTACCGCTTATTTAATGATCCGTGCTGGTGAACCGCTCAGAATTCCCCTGCTCCTGCTTCTGTTTATCGCGATGTTCGTCATTTACCGGTCAGTGAAACGGACCCTTCACATCCCTTTTATTGACAAACTGATGAAAACAGCTACCGTCCAGCTTGGCACAAGAGGCGTTTTTGCCCTTGTCCTGCTGTTTGCCGGACTGTCAGAACGCCTTGGTGCGGAAGCGATATTCGGTGCGTTTTTAGCCGGTATCATCATTTCCTTGCTAAGGCCGCAGCAGGAGTTCCGGCATCAGCTTGATTCATTCGGCTACGGTTTTTTGATTCCTATTTTCTTTGTGATGGTAGGGGTGCGGCTTGACCTGCAGGCCATCATCGATAATAAAACGGTTTTGCTGTTAATGCCCGTTCTGCTCGTTTATATGTACATAGCAAAGCTGGTCCCTTCGATTGTTCTTGCCAGATGGTATTCATGGAAAAAAGCGCTCGCAGCCGGTTTGCTTTCGACTTCGAAATTGAGCCTTGTCATTGCGGCGGCACGGATTGCGTATGATGCCGGCATCATCAGTTCTGCATTGAATGGGGCGCTTATCCTCGTTGCGGTCACGACTTGTCTTGTTTCACCGGTCGCCTTCAACAGGTTGGTGCCAAACGAAACGCTTCATGTTCACAACGTTTACAGCATTATCGGAGCGAACAGCCTGACTCTTCCGCTCTCACTGGAGTTATCCAACAGTCCGCATATCGTCAAAGTCTACAGTGACCACCCGCTCAATCGCGATGAAACCCATAATTTTGAAGTTGTGCTCGTTTCATCTTTTCAGGTTGAGACACTTGAAAAGAAGGGTGCTTTTAACGCGGATAAACTAATTGCCGCTACTGCCGATGACGGTAAAAATGCGGCCATTGCCGGGTATGCCCGCGAACATGGGATTCATGACGTTGTCGCAAAATTGGAGAACTCATCTATTCAAGATGAGCTTGGACTGCATGGAATCCGTGTGTTTTCACCCGAAAAATCTTCCGCCATAGTGCTGAGAACACTCGTTGACCAACCCGCGATGCTGACTTTGCTTTCAGAGGGCCCGCATCAGATTCGGGAAATCCTGATCGGAAACCATTTTTATGACAACATGCTGCTCAAACAGATACAATTTCTCGGTGATGCCCTTATCCTCCATATTGTCCGGGAAGGGCAATTCATCCTCCCTCACGGCGATACCCGGTTGAAAGAAGGCGATCACCTGCTCATCTCCGGCAATCCGGACACACTTGATGATATTTCACATCACTTTGCGTAG
- a CDS encoding heavy metal translocating P-type ATPase, whose protein sequence is MSEQTAAQETKTYRVQGFTUASCAKTFEENVKHLEGVSDAKVNFGASKITVTGSAAIEAVEKAGAFENLKLRRENEQPAEQEPFWKQKENTKVYISAFLLAVSWLLGEQYGEGHIVSTIGYAAAILIGGYSLFTKGLKNLTRLNFDMSTLMTIAIIGAALIGEWGEGAMVVILFAISEALERYSMDKARQSIESLMDIAPKEALIRRGNEEMMIHVDDIQVGDIMIVKPGQKLAMDGIVVKGISSINQAAITGESVPVTKNADDEVFAGTLNEEGLLEVKVTKRAEDTTIAKIIHLVEEAQAERAPSQAFVDKFAKYYTPAIIALALLIVIVPPLFFGADWSKWIYEGLAVLVVGCPCALVVSTPVAVVTAIGNAARNGVLIKGGIHLEEAGALKAIAFDKTGTLTKGVPAVTDFIAYSGNEKDLLTIMAALEKGSQHPLASAIMRKAEAEGADTGGIAVENFQSITGKGVKAEINGEVYFAGSPGLFGELHGSLSDEMNGQITKMQTDGKTVMLLGTEKQVLALIAAADELRGTSTEVINRLNKMGIETVMLTGDNERTAAAIGSLAGVTDIKSDLLPQDKLNFIKEMRANHRRVAMVGDGVNDAPALAASTVGVAMGGAGTDTALETADIALMSDDLEKLPYTIKLSRNALKIIKQNITFSLVVKALALLLVIPGWLTLWIAIFADMGATLLVTLNSLRLLNVKDK, encoded by the coding sequence GTGTCTGAACAAACGGCAGCACAAGAAACGAAAACGTACCGTGTACAGGGATTCACCTGAGCAAGCTGCGCGAAAACGTTCGAGGAGAACGTGAAGCACCTGGAAGGTGTTTCTGATGCTAAAGTGAATTTTGGAGCTTCCAAAATAACGGTGACAGGAAGTGCCGCGATTGAAGCCGTCGAAAAGGCCGGCGCATTCGAAAATCTCAAATTGCGGCGTGAGAATGAACAGCCGGCTGAGCAGGAACCGTTTTGGAAACAAAAAGAAAATACGAAGGTATATATATCAGCTTTTTTACTGGCAGTCAGCTGGCTGCTGGGCGAGCAATATGGGGAAGGGCATATCGTTTCGACGATCGGATATGCCGCTGCCATCTTAATCGGCGGGTACTCGCTTTTTACAAAAGGGTTAAAAAACCTGACGAGGCTCAATTTCGATATGAGTACACTCATGACGATCGCGATCATTGGAGCTGCCCTCATCGGTGAATGGGGAGAAGGGGCAATGGTTGTCATTCTGTTTGCCATTAGTGAAGCGCTGGAACGCTATTCTATGGATAAGGCGCGCCAATCGATCGAATCATTGATGGACATTGCGCCGAAAGAAGCGTTAATCCGCCGCGGTAATGAAGAAATGATGATTCATGTCGATGATATTCAAGTGGGCGATATCATGATCGTAAAGCCCGGCCAAAAGCTCGCGATGGATGGAATAGTCGTTAAGGGCATCTCATCGATAAACCAGGCGGCCATTACCGGTGAAAGCGTCCCGGTAACGAAGAATGCAGATGATGAAGTCTTTGCCGGGACATTGAATGAGGAAGGCTTGCTTGAGGTGAAAGTGACAAAACGGGCAGAAGATACGACGATTGCAAAAATCATTCATCTCGTTGAGGAAGCCCAGGCGGAACGGGCACCTTCCCAGGCATTTGTTGATAAATTTGCGAAGTATTATACCCCGGCCATCATCGCATTGGCACTGTTGATTGTAATTGTGCCGCCGCTGTTTTTCGGGGCGGATTGGAGCAAATGGATTTATGAAGGGCTGGCCGTACTTGTTGTCGGCTGTCCATGTGCACTTGTCGTGTCCACGCCGGTCGCTGTTGTGACTGCAATCGGAAACGCTGCAAGAAACGGTGTGTTGATAAAAGGCGGCATTCATCTGGAAGAAGCGGGGGCGCTTAAAGCGATTGCCTTTGATAAAACAGGCACGCTGACAAAAGGGGTGCCTGCTGTCACCGATTTCATCGCGTACAGCGGAAATGAGAAAGACTTGCTCACAATAATGGCGGCCCTTGAGAAAGGATCGCAGCACCCGCTTGCTTCCGCTATCATGAGAAAAGCTGAAGCAGAGGGTGCGGACACTGGCGGAATAGCGGTGGAAAACTTCCAGTCCATCACGGGTAAAGGTGTAAAAGCAGAAATAAACGGTGAGGTTTATTTTGCCGGAAGTCCTGGCCTGTTCGGAGAATTGCACGGCAGTCTCAGTGATGAAATGAACGGACAGATTACAAAGATGCAGACTGACGGAAAAACCGTCATGCTCCTTGGTACCGAAAAACAGGTCCTGGCATTGATTGCTGCAGCGGATGAGTTGAGGGGAACATCAACAGAAGTCATCAACAGGCTGAACAAAATGGGCATCGAAACCGTCATGCTGACAGGGGACAATGAACGGACGGCTGCAGCGATCGGCAGCCTGGCCGGTGTTACAGACATCAAGTCCGATTTGCTCCCGCAGGATAAGCTGAACTTCATAAAAGAAATGCGGGCAAACCATCGGCGGGTTGCAATGGTAGGCGACGGTGTGAATGATGCGCCGGCATTGGCCGCATCGACAGTAGGTGTTGCCATGGGCGGGGCAGGAACAGATACTGCCCTGGAAACGGCTGATATTGCGCTCATGTCTGATGATCTGGAGAAACTCCCTTATACAATCAAGCTGAGCCGAAATGCATTGAAGATCATTAAGCAAAATATCACGTTTTCACTGGTCGTCAAAGCACTTGCATTGCTGCTGGTCATCCCTGGCTGGCTCACCCTATGGATCGCAATATTTGCGGATATGGGGGCAACCTTGCTTGTGACACTGAACAGTTTGCGTTTATTAAACGTTAAAGATAAATAG
- a CDS encoding RNA polymerase sigma factor, with protein sequence MNNFEGLYLQYKDEIYHFVLKYTNYDSYLAEDIIQETFLRAYTSLGQFEPYQIRKWLYTIARNIAIDHFRKKGRIILKESVFFNEICGTLTASEPEKGVIMKENTEEVLEKIYSLPEKQQEAVLLRDIYKLSYEEGAGVMGVKLNSYKTLLFRGRKAIRGNLLHSKRAG encoded by the coding sequence TTGAATAATTTTGAGGGGCTTTACTTACAGTATAAAGATGAAATTTACCATTTCGTATTGAAGTACACCAACTATGACAGCTATCTTGCAGAAGATATCATCCAGGAGACGTTTCTGCGGGCGTATACGTCACTCGGTCAGTTTGAACCCTATCAGATCAGAAAATGGCTCTATACCATTGCAAGAAACATTGCCATCGATCATTTCCGCAAAAAGGGCAGGATCATCCTGAAAGAGTCTGTCTTCTTCAATGAGATATGTGGAACCTTAACAGCTTCCGAGCCTGAAAAAGGAGTCATCATGAAGGAAAATACCGAGGAAGTGCTGGAAAAGATTTATTCCCTGCCGGAGAAACAGCAGGAAGCGGTGTTGCTGCGGGATATTTATAAGCTATCCTATGAAGAAGGGGCAGGCGTGATGGGAGTCAAGCTGAATAGCTATAAAACGCTGCTTTTCAGGGGCAGAAAGGCTATACGAGGGAATTTACTACATAGTAAAAGAGCTGGGTAA